The Miscanthus floridulus cultivar M001 chromosome 17, ASM1932011v1, whole genome shotgun sequence genome has a window encoding:
- the LOC136516301 gene encoding DNA replication licensing factor MCM3 homolog 3-like: MDVNEEAMAAHKRAFLDFLDQDVGKGVYMQAVRDMVQNKRHRLIIGMDDLRNHNLDLARRVIRSPGEYMQPASDAVSEVARNLDPKFLKEGERVMVGFSGPFGFHRVTPRDLMSSFIGTMVCVEGIVTKCSLVRPKVVKSVHFCPVTGAFLSREYRDITSFVGLPTGSVYPTRDENGNLLVTEYGMCEYKDHQTLSMQEVPENSAPGQLPRTVDVIVEDDLVDCCKPGDRVSIVGVYKALPGKSKGSVSGVFRTVLIANNVSLLNKEANAPVYTREDLKRMKEISRRNETFDVLGNSLAPSIYGHLWIKKAVILLMLGGVEKNLKNGTHLRGDINMMMVGDPSVAKSQLLRAVMNIAPLAISTTGRGSSGVGLTAAVTSDQETGERRLEAGAMVLADRGVVCIDEFDKMNDQDRVAIHEVMEQQTVTIAKAGIHASLNARCSVIAAANPIYGTYDRSLTPTKNIGLPDSLLSRFDLLFIVLDQMDPEIDRQISEHVARMHRYCTDDGGARSLDKDECAEEDDGDAIFVKYDRMLHGQDRRRGKKAKQDRLTVKFVKKYIHYAKNLIQPKLTDEASDHIATSYAELRDGSANAKSGGGTLPITARTLETIIRLSTAHAKMKLRHEVLKSDVEAALQVLNFAIYHKELTEMEEREQREMEMKQQADHDAGATGGTEDGHGSSRNDPMDVDVGNTSNDQNVPSERIKAFEAILGQHVLANHIDQMSIDEIEQVVNRESTAPYTRSQVEFILERMQDKNRIMIRDGVVRII; encoded by the exons ATGGACGTCAACGAggaggccatggcggcgcacaaGCGCGCCTTCCTCGACTTCCTCGATCAAGAC GTCGGGAAGGGGGTTTACATGCAGGCCGTCCGCGACATGGTCCAGAACAAGCGCCACCGCCTCATCATCGGCATGGACGACCTCCGCAACCACAACCTCGATCTCGCCCGCAG GGTGATTCGGAGCCCCGGGGAGTATATGCAGCCGGCGTCGGACGCGGTGTCGGAGGTGGCGAGAAATCTGGATCCCAAGTTTTTGAAGGAAGGGGAGCGCGTGATGGTGGGCTTCTCGGGGCCGTTCGGGTTCCACAGGGTCACGCCAAGGGATCTCATGTCCTCCTTCATCGGCACCATGGTCTGCGTTGAGGGCATCGTCACCAAAT GCTCGTTGGTAAGGCCAAAAGTTGTTAAGAGTGTTCACTTCTGCCCTGTGACTGGGGCTTTCCTCTCGCGTGAATACAGGGACATCACTTCATTTGTAGGCTTGCCTACTGGCTCTGTTTATCCAACAAGG GATGAGAATGGTAACTTGTTGGTCACCGAGTATGGAATGTGTGAATACAAGGATCACCAGACATTGTCCATGCAAGAAGTGCCTGAAAATTCTGCACCTGGACAGCTCCCAAGAACTGTCGATGTTATTGTAGAAGATGATCTTGTAGATTGTTGCAAACCTGGCGACCGTGTCTCAATTGTCGGTGTATACAAGGCTCTACCAGGGAAAAGCAAGGGAAGTGTTAGTGGTGTGTTCAG AACTGTCCTTATCGCAAATAATGTGTCGCTTCTTAACAAAGAGGCAAATGCGCCTGTCTATACTCGGGAAGATCTGAAGCGGATGAAAGAAATATCAAGGAGAAATGAAACCTTTGACGTGCTGGGAAACTCACTTGCTCCATCCATATATGGTCATCTATGGATAAAGAAGGCAGTAATACTATTGATGCTTGGTGGCGTTGAGAAGAATCTAAAAAATGGAACTCACTTGAGAGG AGATATAAACATGATGATGGTGGGAGATCCTTCAGTTGCCAAGTCCCAGCTCCTAAGAGCTGTCATGAACATTGCCCCTTTGGCTATCTCAACAACTGGCAGGGGTTCATCTGGTGTTGGTTTGACTGCTGCTGTGACTTCTGATCAAGAGACTG GGGAAAGAAGGCTTGAAGCTGGTGCCATGGTTCTTGCGGATCGTGGTGTTGTCTGCATTGATGAGTTTGATAAAATGAATGATCAAGACCGAGTTGCTATTCATGAAGTCATGGAACAGCAAACTGTAACCATTGCAAAGGCAGGAATACATGCCTCGCTAAATGCGAGATGTAGTGTAATTGCTGCAGCAAATCCAATATATGGAACT TATGATCGATCATTGACGCCAACAAAGAATATTGGGCTTCCCGATTCACTGCTTTCCCGTTTTGATTTACTTTTTATTGTTCTTGATCAAATGGATCCTGAGATTGACCGGCAAATTTCGGAACACGTTGCTCGAATGCATAGATATTGCACTGATGATGGAG GAGCAAGGTCTCTTGATAAAGATGAATGTGCTGAAGAAGACGATGGTGATGCTATTTTTGTTAAGTATGATAGGATGCTCCATGGTCAGGATAGAAGAAGAGGAAAGAAAGCTAAGCAGGATAGGCTAACTGTCAAATTTGTGAAGAAATATATTCATTATGCGAAGAACCTTATTCAACCAAAGCTCACTGACGAG GCATCTGATCATATTGCAACTTCATATGCTGAGCTCAGGGATGGTAGTGCTAATGCAAAG TCCGGTGGAGGTACACTTCCAATTACAGCAAGGACACTGGAAACCATAATCCGTCTATCCACAGCTCATGCCAAGATGAAACTGAGACATGAG GTTCTGAAATCCGATGTTGAGGCTGCATTGCAAGTTCTAAATTTTGCAATATACCACAAGGAATTGACTGAGATGGAAGAGCGTGAACagagagaaatggagatgaaacaGCAAGCTGATCATGATGCAGGTGCAACTGGTGGCACTGAGGATGGGCATGGAAG CTCTAGAAACGATCCAATGGATGTGGATGTAGGAAACACTTCAAATGATCAGAATGTTCCTTCAGAGAG AATTAAAGCTTTCGAAGCAATTCTGGGTCAGCATGTGTTGGCAAACCATATAGATCAAATGTCAATTGATGAAATTGAGCAGGTGGTTAATAGGGAGTCAACTGCACCTTACACCAGAAGCCAAGTAGAGTTTATTTTGGAG AGGATGCAAGACAAAAACAGGATAATGATACGAGATGGTGTTGTTCGAATCATATAA
- the LOC136516302 gene encoding WEB family protein At2g38370-like isoform X2, with protein MKVEEQTVKLEMELFVKEKETFKVLKELQETKQVIDGLKVQIEKVTAEDTNAAKGHSDTEKVHPLPAVEQKSSSHTEPPIQSTKGTQCPLTTLIKLNQAKAFLNTDTANMLRSQIEKEKRSLEKTRERLQFNLGKSSSLEADLTKTVAQLQAVKTPQPVLEPSEIWLQMKHLNAEKAKHKKVSDDLRNGICELTAAIEHTRSKTKTLQFRIVMAEKLKEASQRGESIALAETKKLSNGWDLNSTTSDVTLSVEEHSTFVLKAQEADGAARKKIDAAMQELDQANQCKLELLERVEEAMAAVETSRKALEEAQKREESENKAKLAAEETLRKLRSDQIIQNWRPISNSSVKFKNTALATPRRAAGSGIYDVNGLSLVTTGPNNVKTVSIGQILSMKLDRELEMTKTANTRKKVSLGQILSQKYEMFSPLRIDHDCASRKQFRPRRKRMGFVVYALLLAKQRHRRRKACTHGGFS; from the coding sequence ATGAAAGTTGAGGAACAAACAGTGAAGCTGGAGATGGAACTTTTTGTTAAGGAAAAGGAAACATTTAAGGTCTTGAAAGAACTACAGGAAACAAAGCAGGTTATAGATGGCTTGAAAGTACAAATAGAGAAGGTAACAGCGGAGGACACAAATGCTGCAAAAGGCCATTCTGATACGGAGAAGGTACATCCACTTCCTGCTGTCGAACAAAAATCCAGTAGCCATACCGAGCCACCAATCCAGAGCACAAAAGGTACACAGTGCCCACTAACCACACTGATCAAGCTGAATCAGGCAAAAGCTTTCCTTAACACAGACACTGCCAACATGTTGAGGAGCCAGATAGAGAAGGAGAAAAGGTCACTTGAGAAAACCCGTGAAAGGTTACAATTCAACCTGGGGAAGTCTTCATCATTAGAAGCAGATTTGACCAAAACAGTTGCACAGCTGCAAGCGGTAAAAACTCCACAACCTGTCCTTGAGCCTTCTGAAATCTGGTTGCAGATGAAGCACTTGAATGCTGAGAAAGCAAAGCACAAGAAGGTGTCAGACGATTTGCGGAACGGGATTTGCGAATTGACAGCTGCAATCGAGCATACAAGGTCTAAGACAAAGACTCTGCAGTTCAGAATCGTCATGGCTGAGAAACTGAAGGAGGCTTCCCAACGAGGAGAATCTATTGCTCTTGCAGAGACGAAAAAACTGAGCAACGGATGGGACCTGAACTCCACTACTTCTGATGTCACACTTTCTGTCGAGGAGCACTCTACGTTTGTGCTCAAAGCACAAGAAGCTGACGGTGCCGCTAGGAAGAAAATTGACGCAGCAATGCAAGAGCTCGATCAAGCAAACCAGTGTAAGCTAGAACTCTTGGAAAGAGTGGAGGAAGCAATGGCAGCTGTCGAGACGAGCAGGAAGGCTCTGGAGGAGGCGCAGAAGAGGGAGGAATCTGAAAACAAAGCCAAGCTAGCAGCTGAAGAGACGCTCCGAAAACTGCGGTCGGACCAAATAATCCAGAACTGGCGCCCGATCAGCAACAGTTCTGTAAAATTCAAGAACACGGCACTGGCAACACCCCGGAGAGCAGCAGGCTCTGGGATATATGATGTGAACGGCCTGAGCCTGGTGACCACGGGTCCAAACAACGTGAAGACAGTGTCCATCGGACAGATCTTGAGCATGAAGCTGGACCGCGAGCTTGAGATGACGAAGACCGCGAACACGAGGAAGAAGGTTTCTCTCGGGCAGATCCTGAGCCAGAAGTACGAAATGTTCTCTCCGTTGAGGATAGACCACGACTGCGCTTCTCGCAAGCAGTTCcggccgaggaggaagaggatggggtTCGTCGTGTATGCGCTGCTGCTCGCGAAGCAGAGGCATAGGAGGAGGAAGGCCTGCACTCATGGTGGCTTCAGCTAG
- the LOC136516304 gene encoding CBL-interacting protein kinase 28-like, translating into MEDRSVLMERYEIGRLLGQGTFAKVYYARNLATGQTVAIKMIDKDKIVRTGLMDQIKREISIMRMVRHPNVLQLFEVMATKNKIYFVLEYAKGGELFNKIAKGKLTEEAARKYFQQLISAVDYCHSRGVYHRDLKPENLLLDENETLKVSDFGLSALAESNRQDGLLHTACGTPAYVAPEVLSRKGYSGAKADVWSCGVILFVLVANYLPFHDKNLIEMYKKISKAEYRCPRYFSVALKELLHGILDPDPNIRMSTSRIKKSPWYRKPIGMAALKNVTSDKTFGLTGDVDSEKNQASLSLTNLNAFDIISFSTGLDLSALFDEKHGQREARFTSKEPAAAVFAMLNELARRLKLKFTKKDNGVLNLATTKEGRKGMLELDAEIFEIAPSFLLVELKKTNGDTLEYQKMMKDDIRPSLKNIVWAWQGDQQQTRILRQAEQQQQQSPLPPLSPFPPQQS; encoded by the coding sequence ATGGAAGACAGGAGTGTTTTAATGGAACGGTATGAAATTGGGAGACTCTTAGGGCAAGGGACCTTTGCAAAGGTATATTATGCCCGTAATCTTGCTACTGGTCAGACCGTTGCCATAAAAATGATCGATAAGGACAAGATTGTGAGGACTGGTCTCATGGATCAGATAAAGAGGGAGATATCGATAATGAGGATGGTAAGGCATCCGAACGTTCTGCAGCTTTTCGAGGTAATGGCTACCAAGAACAAGATTTACTTTGTTCTGGAGTATGCCAAAGGTGGTGAGCTTTTCAACAAGATAGCGAAGGGTAAGCTTACCGAGGAGGCTGCAAGGAAGTATTTTCAACAGTTGATCAGTGCTGTTGACTATTGCCATAGCCGAGGTGTTTATCATCGTGACTTGAAGCCTGAGAACCTGCTGCTGGATGAGAATGAAACCCTCAAGGTCTCTGATTTTGGTTTAAGTGCCTTAGCTGAGTCGAACAGACAAGATGGTCTACTCCACACTGCATGTGGTACTCCGGCTTATGTTGCTCCTGAAGTGCTCAGCAGGAAAGGCTACAGTGGTGCAAAGGCAGATGTGTGGTCTTGCGGAGTAATTTTGTTTGTGCTTGTGGCCAATTATCTTCCTTTCCATGATAAAAATCTCATAGAGATGTATAAGAAAATTTCAAAAGCCGAGTACAGATGTCCTCGTTATTTTTCTGTGGCGTTGAAGGAGCTCCTTCATGGAATCCTTGATCCAGATCCCAATATCAGGATGTCCACCTCAAGGATAAAGAAAAGTCCTTGGTACAGGAAGCCCATTGGGATGGCAGCACTGAAAAATGTAACTTCTGACAAGACCTTTGGCTTGACAGGTGATGTTGATTCCGAGAAAAATCAAGCATCATTGAGCCTGACAAACTTGAATGCATTCGACATCATTTCTTTCTCTACAGGACTTGATCTATCCGCCTTATTTGATGAGAAACATGGCCAAAGGGAGGCACGATTTACTTCCAAGGAGCCAGCAGCAGCTGTCTTTGCGATGCTGAACGAACTGGCCAGACGTTTGAAGCTTAAATTTACAAAGAAAGACAATGGTGTGTTGAATTTGGCCACAACCAAGGAAGGAAGAAAGGGCATGCTTGAGCTTGATGCTGAGATATTTGAGATTGCTCCTTCTTTCCTACTAGTCGAGTTAAAGAAGACCAATGGTGACACATTGGAGTACCAGAAGATGATGAAAGATGACATTAGGCCATCACTTAAGAATATTGTTTGGGCATGGCAAGGTGATCAGCAACAGACACGTATACTTAGACAAGcagaacagcagcagcagcagtcgccACTTCCACCACTGTCACCATTTCCACCACAGCAGTCATAG
- the LOC136516302 gene encoding WEB family protein At2g38370-like isoform X1, producing MAEVAAHRAVGGVPAGGGEQANLAAAAAMRGRGEVDTASPFQSVRQAVDLFGGGAAAVSQWRHPQAPPPVHLRPEEEELMKVEEQTVKLEMELFVKEKETFKVLKELQETKQVIDGLKVQIEKVTAEDTNAAKGHSDTEKVHPLPAVEQKSSSHTEPPIQSTKGTQCPLTTLIKLNQAKAFLNTDTANMLRSQIEKEKRSLEKTRERLQFNLGKSSSLEADLTKTVAQLQAVKTPQPVLEPSEIWLQMKHLNAEKAKHKKVSDDLRNGICELTAAIEHTRSKTKTLQFRIVMAEKLKEASQRGESIALAETKKLSNGWDLNSTTSDVTLSVEEHSTFVLKAQEADGAARKKIDAAMQELDQANQCKLELLERVEEAMAAVETSRKALEEAQKREESENKAKLAAEETLRKLRSDQIIQNWRPISNSSVKFKNTALATPRRAAGSGIYDVNGLSLVTTGPNNVKTVSIGQILSMKLDRELEMTKTANTRKKVSLGQILSQKYEMFSPLRIDHDCASRKQFRPRRKRMGFVVYALLLAKQRHRRRKACTHGGFS from the exons ATGGCGGAAGTGGCGGCGCATCGCGCCGTCGGCGGCGTCCCAGCAGGGGGCGGCGAGCAGGCGAaccttgcggcggcggcggcaatgcGGGGGCGCGGCGAGGTGGACACGGCGTCGCCGTTCCAGTCCGTGCGCCAGGCCGTCGACCTGTTCGGCGGCGGGGCGGCCGCCGTCTCCCAGTGGCGCCACCCGCAGGCGCCGCCGCCCGTCCACCTCCGCCCAGAG GAAGAAGAACTTATGAAAGTTGAGGAACAAACAGTGAAGCTGGAGATGGAACTTTTTGTTAAGGAAAAGGAAACATTTAAGGTCTTGAAAGAACTACAGGAAACAAAGCAGGTTATAGATGGCTTGAAAGTACAAATAGAGAAGGTAACAGCGGAGGACACAAATGCTGCAAAAGGCCATTCTGATACGGAGAAGGTACATCCACTTCCTGCTGTCGAACAAAAATCCAGTAGCCATACCGAGCCACCAATCCAGAGCACAAAAGGTACACAGTGCCCACTAACCACACTGATCAAGCTGAATCAGGCAAAAGCTTTCCTTAACACAGACACTGCCAACATGTTGAGGAGCCAGATAGAGAAGGAGAAAAGGTCACTTGAGAAAACCCGTGAAAGGTTACAATTCAACCTGGGGAAGTCTTCATCATTAGAAGCAGATTTGACCAAAACAGTTGCACAGCTGCAAGCGGTAAAAACTCCACAACCTGTCCTTGAGCCTTCTGAAATCTGGTTGCAGATGAAGCACTTGAATGCTGAGAAAGCAAAGCACAAGAAGGTGTCAGACGATTTGCGGAACGGGATTTGCGAATTGACAGCTGCAATCGAGCATACAAGGTCTAAGACAAAGACTCTGCAGTTCAGAATCGTCATGGCTGAGAAACTGAAGGAGGCTTCCCAACGAGGAGAATCTATTGCTCTTGCAGAGACGAAAAAACTGAGCAACGGATGGGACCTGAACTCCACTACTTCTGATGTCACACTTTCTGTCGAGGAGCACTCTACGTTTGTGCTCAAAGCACAAGAAGCTGACGGTGCCGCTAGGAAGAAAATTGACGCAGCAATGCAAGAGCTCGATCAAGCAAACCAGTGTAAGCTAGAACTCTTGGAAAGAGTGGAGGAAGCAATGGCAGCTGTCGAGACGAGCAGGAAGGCTCTGGAGGAGGCGCAGAAGAGGGAGGAATCTGAAAACAAAGCCAAGCTAGCAGCTGAAGAGACGCTCCGAAAACTGCGGTCGGACCAAATAATCCAGAACTGGCGCCCGATCAGCAACAGTTCTGTAAAATTCAAGAACACGGCACTGGCAACACCCCGGAGAGCAGCAGGCTCTGGGATATATGATGTGAACGGCCTGAGCCTGGTGACCACGGGTCCAAACAACGTGAAGACAGTGTCCATCGGACAGATCTTGAGCATGAAGCTGGACCGCGAGCTTGAGATGACGAAGACCGCGAACACGAGGAAGAAGGTTTCTCTCGGGCAGATCCTGAGCCAGAAGTACGAAATGTTCTCTCCGTTGAGGATAGACCACGACTGCGCTTCTCGCAAGCAGTTCcggccgaggaggaagaggatggggtTCGTCGTGTATGCGCTGCTGCTCGCGAAGCAGAGGCATAGGAGGAGGAAGGCCTGCACTCATGGTGGCTTCAGCTAG